Proteins from a genomic interval of Clostridium sp. 'deep sea':
- a CDS encoding CBS domain-containing protein, translating to MNIAFFLKPKSETIYISTESSVRQTLEKMEHHSYTAVPIIDEGGKYVGTITEGDLLWYLKQKDFPDLFMLEDASIMAVVRRVQNKSVPVHAEIEELLELATNQNFVPVVDDQGTYIGIVTRKTILQFFYEKFKK from the coding sequence TTGAATATCGCATTTTTTCTCAAGCCAAAGAGTGAAACTATTTACATTTCAACTGAATCGTCTGTAAGACAAACGCTTGAAAAAATGGAGCATCATAGTTATACAGCAGTACCTATAATTGATGAAGGCGGAAAATACGTTGGTACTATAACAGAAGGAGATTTATTATGGTACCTAAAACAAAAAGACTTTCCCGATTTATTTATGTTAGAAGATGCTTCAATAATGGCAGTTGTAAGAAGAGTACAGAACAAATCAGTTCCTGTGCACGCAGAGATAGAAGAGTTACTTGAGTTAGCAACTAATCAAAACTTTGTACCTGTGGTTGATGACCAGGGTACATATATAGGTATAGTAACAAGAAAAACAATATTACAATTCTTCTATGAAAAGTTTAAAAAGTAA